From a region of the Gossypium raimondii isolate GPD5lz chromosome 10, ASM2569854v1, whole genome shotgun sequence genome:
- the LOC105777475 gene encoding protein GRIP, with product MSGEGVEEVIQVPETREDESLKPEAQFSETNGDLSKENAELDANLSSDDAHDKLLQTVTELKFENEVIKSQLESFKNFQSENDVPSQQTNVSGKETKFSADVKELHDRIESLSRELNEEKQTRVAAEEALKHLREVYTEADAKAQDLSGKLAEAQKKLDQEIKEREEKYNELDSKFNRLHKRAKQRIQEVQKEKDDLEARLREVNETLEQASSQQSGLQQELERTRQQANEALKAMDAERQQLRSANNKLRDNIEELRRSMQPKEDAIEALQQSILEKDQMLEDLQGLLQLADEKRQASLAEAAAKHQKNIESLEAQLADALSDRSKATETISSMQVLLAEKESKIAEMDAASTGEAARLRAVVESIKGELAHLKHEHEKEKESWEAASLAFKTKLEVAESNCIRAEIEAAKMRSQLELEASLQTQMLSTREAELAAAKEEVSRLEREFSSYKIRAHALLQKKDAELAAAKESEQTKALEDALKEVERELSLVSAERDTVRQELQDILRNHDKEIAERDAALENTKQQIKSLESNLHSANARHQSEKAAWEIDLKNLEETWRYRCEALTAENEASSGEDTRKELEETKLQYKRLKEEHASLRDLADKMIEEKDKEISRLLDDNKNLQRSLESRQLVDHTENYNTATQKQDAPNLNTSAAEQQILLLARQQAQREEELAQSQRHILALQEEIEELERENRLHSQQEAMLKEELRNMERSKRREGVDMTYLKNVIIKLLETGEVEALLPVVGMLLQFSPEEMQKCQQAYRTYTDVPSSPANEASGGPTLSLFSRFSFS from the exons ATGTCTGGGGAGGGAGTTGAGGAGGTTATTCAAGTGCCTGAAACTCGGGAAGACGAGTCTTTGAAGCCCGAGGCTCAATTTTCTGAAACAAATGGAGATCTTTCCAAGGAAAATGCTGAGTTAGATGCCAACTTGAGTTCGGATGACGCTCATGACAAGCTTTTACAGACAGTTACTGAACTCAAATTCGAGAATGAAGTAATAAAGTCTCAGCTGGAGAGCTTCAAAAATTTCCAATCAGAAAATGATGTTCCGTCACAACAAACTAATGTAAGCGGAAAGGAAACTAAGTTTTCGGCAGATGTAAAAGAACTACATGATAGAATAGAATCTTTGAGCAGAGAACTCaatgaagaaaaacaaacacGAGTTGCAGCAGAAGAGGCTTTAAAGCATCTTCGAGAGGTCTACACAGAAGCAGATGCTAAAGCTCAAGACCTCTCTGGCAAGCTTGCTGAAG CTCAAAAAAAGTTGgatcaagaaataaaagagcGTGAGGAGAAGTACAATGAGCTTGACTCCAAATTTAACCGGCTTCACAAGCGTGCAAAACAGCGCATTCAAGAGGTTCAGAAG GAAAAAGATGACCTTGAGGCCAGGCTTCGTGAAGTTAATGAAACACTTGAGCAAGCATCATCCCAACAGTCAGGTCTGCAGCAAGAGCTTGAGCGCACACGTCAACAAGCAAATGAAGCATTGAAAGCAATGGATGCAGAGAGGCAGCAATTAAGAAGTGCAAACAATAA ACTCCGAGACAATATTGAGGAATTGCGCCGTTCAATGCAACCTAAAGAAGATGCAATTGAAGCATTGCAGcagtcaattttagagaaagaTCAG ATGTTGGAAGACTTGCAAGGACTACTACAACTTGCGGATGAAAAAAGGCAAGCTTCACTGGCAGAGGCAGCTGCTAAACATCAGAAG AATATAGAGAGCTTGGAAGCACAACTTGCTGATGCTTTATCCGATAGATCTAAGGCCACTGAAACAATTTCTTCCATGCAG GTGCTCTTGGCAGAGAAAGAGTCTAAAATTGCTGAGATGGATGCAGCTTCAACTGGTGAAGCTGCACGATTAAGAGCTGTTGTAGAATCTATTAAAGGAGAGCTTGCCCACCTGAAACATGAGCAC gaaaaggaaaaggagagCTGGGAAGCTGCCTCTCTggcatttaaaacaaaactgGAAGTTGCTGAGAGTAACTGCATTCGTGCTGAAATAGAAGCTGCTAAAATGAGAA GTCAGCTGGAGCTAGAGGCATCTCTGCAAACCCAGATGCTAAGTACTAGAGAAGCTGAGCTAGCAGCTGCCAAAGAAGAG GTTAGCCGTCTTGAAAGGGAATTTTCCTCTTATAAAATTCGTGCACATGCACTTCTCCAGAAAAAGGATGCCGAGCTAGCAGCAGCTAAAGAGTCTGAGCAAACAAAAGCCCTCGAAGAcgcattaaaa GAGGTAGAAAGAGAATTGTCATTGGTATCTGCGGAAAGGGATACAGTTCGTCAAGAGCTTCAGGATATTTTACGCAATCATGACAAAGAAATTGCAGAAAG AGATGCTGCACTTGAGAACACCAAACAACAGATCAAAAGTTTAGAGAGTAATCTTCATTCTGCTAATGCTCGCCACCAATCAGAGAAAGCTGCATGGGAAATAGACCTTAAAAATTTGGAAGAAACTTGGCGAT ACAGATGTGAAGCACTTACTGCAGAAAATGAAGCATCCTCTGGTGAAGATACACGAAAAGAATTAGAGGAGACAAAACTACAGTACAAGCGGTTGAAG GAAGAGCATGCATCATTACGAGATCTTGCTGATAAAATGATTGAGGAGAAGGATAAAGAAATTTCTAGACTTTTGGATGACAACAAGAATCTTCAACGATCTCTGGAGTCAAGACAACTG GTTGATCACACTGAGAATTACAACACAG CCACACAAAAACAAGATGCTCCAAATCTAAACACCTCTGCAGCAGAACAGCAGATTCTG CTTTTAGCAAGGCAGCAGGCTCAGAGGGAGGAAGAGCTGGCACAATCACAGCGACACATTTTAGCCCTTCAG GAAGAAATTGAGGAGCTCGAACGTGAAAATCGTCTCCACAGTCAACAG GAAGCTATGCTGAAGGAGGAACTTCGCAACATGGAAAGGTCGAAAAGGAGAGAAGGTGTTGATATGACGTATCTGAAAAATGTAATCATAAAGCTTCTTGAAACAG GTGAAGTGGAAGCTCTACTACCTGTTGTAGGAATgcttcttcaatttagtcctgaagAG ATGCAGAAGTGTCAACAAGCCTACCGTACCTATACCGACGTTCCATCAAGCCCAGCAAATGAAGCATCAGGAGGACCAACCCTTTCTCTTTTCTCaagattttcattttcttaa
- the LOC105775910 gene encoding uncharacterized protein LOC105775910, which yields MQHFPVKSNLLDSDTTKFGFGGNEQPLCPKPRRLGPAIPDCLKPLRCTKHRQPYTDGRSGVLNMITVKTSEGRESSCNGCSPSCYGGSPPGRTGNPLVHDVNFIHQMELLSPLSRGKFSDKFGIASASPV from the exons ATGCAGCACTTTCCTGTTAAAAGCAATCTCCTTGATTCAGACACCACCAAGTTTGGTTTTGGAGGTAATGAGCAGCCCCTTTGCCCCAAACCTCGTCGCCTTGGACCTGCTATTCCTGACTGTCTCAAACCACTCCGATGTACCAAACACAG ACAACCCTATACTGATGGGAGAAGTGGAGTTCTAAACATGATTACCGTGAAG ACAAGCGAGGGAAGAGAATCAAGTTGCAATGGGTGCTCGCCATCCTGTTATGGAGGGTCGCCACCAGGGCGAACAGGCAATCCCTTGGTTCATGACGTGAATTTCATTCATCAAATGGAGCTTCTCTCGCCCTTAAGCCGAGGCAAGTTTTCAGATAAATTTGGCATCGCCTCTGCCTCCCCTGTTTGA
- the LOC105777869 gene encoding aquaporin PIP2-7, giving the protein MENSRDGKVQQLHGKDYVDPPPARLLDMEELKTWSFYRALLAEFVATLLFLYILVATVIGHKKQTGLCDGVGPLGIAWAVGGMIFVLVYCTAGISGGHINPAVTLGLFVARKVSLFRAVAYMVAQCLGAICGAGLAKSLMKHPYNRLGGGTNLVDSGYSKGTALGAEIIGTFVLVYTVFSATDPKRSARDSHVPVLAPLPIGFAVFVVHLATIPITGTGINPARSLGAAVIYNNEKAWDDQWIFWVGPFIGAIAAAAYHQYILRATAIKALKSFRSSPTN; this is encoded by the exons ATGGAAAATAGTAGAGATGGCAAAGTTCAACAGCTACATGGGAAGGATTACGTAGACCCCCCACCAGCTCGCTTGTTGGACATGGAAGAGCTCAAGACCTGGTCCTTTTACAGAGCTCTCCTAGCTGAGTTCGTTGCTacccttttgtttctttatattttagttgCCACTGTCATCGGTCACAAAAAGCAAACAGGCCTCTGTGACGGTGTCGGTCCTCTTGGTATTGCTTGGGCTGTCGGTGGCATGATCTTCGTTCTCGTCTACTGCACCGCCGGAATCTCAG GTGGTCACATTAATCCGGCAGTTACGTTGGGGTTGTTCGTGGCCCGGAAGGTTTCGTTGTTTCGAGCGGTAGCGTACATGGTTGCGCAGTGCCTGGGGGCTATTTGTGGCGCAGGTTTAGCAAAGTCATTAATGAAGCACCCCTACAATAGACTAGGTGGCGGCACCAACCTTGTGGATTCTGGGTACTCAAAAGGTACCGCTTTGGGAGCCGAGATTATTGGCACTTTCGTGCTTGTCTACACCGTTTTCTCAGCCACCGATCCCAAAAGAAGCGCACGTGATTCCCACGTCCCT GTGCTAGCTCCCTTGCCAATAGGATTTGCTGTGTTTGTGGTTCACCTGGCCACCATTCCAATCACTGGCACTGGCATAAACCCTGCTAGGAGCCTTGGTGCTGCTGTGATCTACAACAATGAAAAAGCCTGGGATGATCAG TGGATATTTTGGGTTGGCCCTTTCATAGGAGCGATTGCCGCTGCAGCATATCATCAGTACATACTGAGAGCTACAGCCATCAAAGCTTTGAAATCCTTCCGCAGCAGCCCTACTAATTAA